GGGCTATTACTACCAACCCTTATTTTGAGCTTTCGGCTATCGAGGTAGACCGCCCCGGGCCTTCTTATAGTGTGGAGACCATAAATATTTTGCGGCAGCAATTAGGTGCCGAGGCAAGGATTTTCTTCTTAGTAGGCTGGGATAGCTTGCCTGAGCTCCCGGAGTGGAAGGAGCCGACCAAATTGATTCAGCTCTGTAAGTTGGTGGTTGTTACCAGACCGGGTTTTAGCCGCCCGGATTTAAAGACTTTGGAATCAGCTGTTCCTGGAATAACTCAGAGTGTGATCTGGCTGGATATATCGCCAGTTGACATCAGTTCCTCGGACATACGGAGGAGATTAGCTCAGGGGCTATCTATTCACGGCTTTGTGCCTGATGAGGTGGAGAGTTATATAGAAGAGCAGAAGCTATACCTGAAATGGAGATAAAGCCTGATGAGCTAGATATCCAGGTTTCTTACATTTCT
This window of the Chloroflexota bacterium genome carries:
- a CDS encoding nicotinate-nucleotide adenylyltransferase, which translates into the protein MNIGVLGGTFDPIHLGHLVIAEEARLRLSLAKIFFVPAGQPWLKTGRTITPAVHRVEMVKRAITTNPYFELSAIEVDRPGPSYSVETINILRQQLGAEARIFFLVGWDSLPELPEWKEPTKLIQLCKLVVVTRPGFSRPDLKTLESAVPGITQSVIWLDISPVDISSSDIRRRLAQGLSIHGFVPDEVESYIEEQKLYLKWR